ATTTGCCGACATTTGGAATTCCGACAATCAAAGCACGTATAGGACGCGGATTCATTCCCTTCGAAATCTGCCGGTCTATTTTTTCCTTAAGCAACAGCTTCGCCTGAACCGGAATTTCTTTGAGTCCCGTCCCTGTCGAGGCATCCACAGGAAAGGCTACATGCCCCTGCTCCTTAAAGTAGGCAATCCATTGCTGTGATACTACAGGGTCCGCCAAATCTGCCTTGTTCAAAATAATCATTCGCGGCTTGCCTTGCAAAATATCATCAATCATCGGATTTCGGCTGGAAAGCGGCAACCGAGCATCAATCAGCTCAATAACCAAATCAATCAGCTTTAATTTTGCTTCAATTTGGCGGCGCGCTCTGGTCATGTGACCAGGAAACCATTGAATCGTCACCGTCATCACCCCATTGAGCGTAACCCCTACATTTACCCTTAGGCTCCTAGTTAGGGTTACGGCAGCTATGCTGCTTATTAGTTATTTCTAGTGGTTAATCCACTGCATATCTTTCACCGGCCAAAAAATGACATCAGCCCGGCCAACGACTTCCTTCAAATCAATGTATCCAATCATCCGGCTATCTGTACTATTGGAACGGTTATCGCCCATAACAAAAATATGCCCTTCTGGCACTTTTCCATCCTTAAATTTCTCATTTGGAAAATTGGTAAACTTGTTGTAAAGCTCGCCATTTTGATGTGCTTCTTCCAAAGAAGTCTTGAGATAAGGTTCTTGAATCGGCTTACCATTTACTGTAATCGTGTCACCTTCTACTTTGACCGTATCACCCGCAACGGCGATGACGCGCTTGATGAAGTCTCTCTTTTCTTCCGGGACATGGAACACAATTACTTCACCCGGTTTAGGAGCACGAAAATCATACAAAATCTCATTTACAATGACGCGTTCTCCGGTATGAAAGTTAGGCTGCATCGACGGGCCATCCACAATAAAAGGCTTAAAGAGAAGCCAGCGGATTAAAAAGACAAGCACTAACGCAATAATGATGGCCTTGAGCCACTCAAAAATCTCATTTTTTGGTTTACGCTTGGGCGTACCATCCTGATCAGTTGGCTGCTGTACAGCTCCTTGTCCTACTTCTTGTTCCATAGCTCACTGTCCTCTCTTTACGGTCAATAATCCACAGTTCCCTATGTACGTAGAAAAAACGAAAGGAGCTTGTAACCAAGCCCCTTTCGTTATTCGTTGTATTAACGACGAATTTCTTTAATTCTCGCTGCTTTACCGCGCAGTTCACGAAGATAATAAAGCTTCGCACGACGCACTTTACCACGGCGAGCCACTTCGATTTTATCGATTTTTGGGGAATGAAGCGGGAAAGTTCTTTCCACACCTACACCGTAAGAAATTTTACGAACTGTAAAAGTCTCACTGATTCCACCACCACGGCGTTTAATTACTACACCTTCAAACAACTGGATACGCTCACGAGTTCCCTCGATAACTTTCACGTGCACTTTCAAAGTGTCACCAGGACGAAAGTTAGGCAAATCTTTACGCAGTTGTTCTTCAGTAATCGCTTGGACGATATTCATCTATGACTCCCTCCTTCCGTACAGGTGTTCATGTTTCTTCTGGAAACTCTTCCGTTTCCTTCATCATCCACAGAGGACCACCGTATTACACACAACAGATGTATTGTATCATGGAGGTTACCGCATTGCAACAACAAAAAGGGATTTGACCAAACATTATTTAATTGACTTCATTATAAAACAGGTCACCGCCTGCTTTCAAATCCACTCATGTTAATAGTGCTTTATCACTTGCCCCCCGAACGGTCCGATTGGTGCTGCTCCTCAATCCACGCGCGCTCCTTGCTTGTCAGTTCAGCCTGTTCCAGCAAGTCCGGTCGACGTTCCATCGTCCGACGTAACGCCTCTTGTCGTCTCCAAGAGTCAATATTGACATGATGCCCTGATAAGAGTACATCTGGCACTTTCCAGCCCCGAAACTCAGCAGGCCGAGTATAATGGGGGTATTCCAACAGCCCTGTACTAAACGAATCTGTTACAGCACTCGTTTCATTACCTAGCACTCCTGGTAACAACCGTGTCACACTATCGATGACGACCATGGCTGGCAACTCGCCACCAGTCAATACATAATCTCCGATCGAAAGCTCATCCGTCACCAAATGCTCTCGAATACGCTCATCATAACCCTCATAATGTCCACATATAAAAATAAGATGCTCCTCTTTGGCCAGCTCTTCCGCTTTTTTTTGCGTAAAAGTCTCTCCTTGTGGACACATCAAAATAATACGCGGAGTTTTTATGTCTGCGTTACGTTCGGCATCTTCATGTAGAATACCTTCAACGGCAGTTTCAAATGCTGGTTGCTCTGATTTATCCAACAGCGCCTCCACGGCAGCAAAAATAGGGTCAGGCTTCAAAACCATGCCGCCCCCACCACCATAGGGCGTATCATCCACTTGCCCATGCTTGTTACCAGCATACTGGCGAAAATTAACCGCTTGCAGTGATACAATCCCCTTATCCCTTGCTTTTCCCAGAATGCTTGCATTAAAAACTCCATCAAACATCTCTGGAAACAGGGTCAGTACATCCATCCGCATTACAGCAGACCTTCCATTAACCGTACTGTAACCCGTTTTTCACGCACGTTTACATCCAAAATAACATCCTCTATATACGGCAATAGCAGTTCCTTACCTTTAGGCATTTGGACTACCCATACATCATTGGCTCCCGGTGTCAAAATTTCTTTTATCACACCGAGCTCAGCTCCGTCTTCCGTTACTACTTCCATACCAACTACTTCATGAAAATAGAACTCGTTTTCTTCCAATTCCCCTAGCCGCTCAGCAGAGACCTTTAACAAAGTACCTTTATATTTTTCAACATCATTGATGTTGTGATATTCCTTAAATTTCACGATAACCATATTTTTTTGAAAACGCGCTGTTTCTACAGTTACGGGAATCGGTGCTTTGTCATCTGCTGGAAAGATCATTAGCTCGCTGCCTTTGGCAAAACGATCCTCAAGAAAATCAGTTGTCGTTAATATTTTTAGCTCACCGCGAATTCCATGTGTATTCACAATTTTCCCGACATTAAACATTTGCTGCATCGTGTTCCTCCTGCATGTGATCGGTTCCGCTCCATATCATCTTCATCATGTACGAAAAAGGGTTAGGACATACATCCTAACCCACTTTCGTATATCTTTAAGATATGATGTCTACGGTAACCCGTTTATCCATCTTAACGGCTGCTGATGCAACCACAGTGCGAAGCGCCTTGGCGATACGTCCCTGCTTGCCAATGATCTTGCCCACATCCTCAGGATGTACACTAAGCTCATACACTACAAGTCGATCCTTCTCCAAGGTCTTCACGGTCACATCATCCGGATGATCGACTAAAGCCTTAGCAATGATTATCACTAATTCTTCCATGGTTGACCCTCCGTATCAGCACCTTATTTCTGTGTTTTAAGCTCATGAAACTTTTTCAACACGCCCGCTTTGCTAAGCAAGTTGCGAACAGTGTCGGATGCTTGTGCACCATCTTGCAACCATTTCAGCGCTTTATCTTCATCAATTTTTACAACCGCTGGTACTGTAATAGGGTTGTAGTAACCGATTTCTTCGATAAAACGACCGTCACGCGGGGAACGAGAATCAGATACCACGACGCGATAGAAAGGAGCTTTATGTGCACCCATACGTTTCAGACGAATACGAACTGCCACGAAAATTCACCTCCTTCAAAAAGTAGACTGTATATTGCTATCCCATAAATCCAAAGGCCTATCGACCTTTTAACGGAAAGGAAACTTCATACCTTTGCCCATACTCTTCAGCTGCTTCAGAGCCTTGTTTTTGCCACCCTTAGGTCCCATCATATCTGAGAACTGCTTCATCATACGGCGCATTTCGTCAAATTGCTTAATGAGACGATTTACCTCAGCCAGCGATGTTCCACTGCCTACAGCAATCCGCTTGCGACGGCTATGATTAATCATGTCCGGGTTTTGCTTTTCCTGTGTAGTCATCGAATGAACGATAGCCTCAATCCGGCCCATCTGTTTGTCATCCACTTTGATGTCTTTCATTTGCTTCATGTTGCCCATACCAGGAATCATATCGAGAATCTGGTCGATCGGGCCAAGCTTCTTAACCTGATCCATTTGCTCCAGAAAATCCTCGAAAGTAAACTCGGCATTGCGCATTTTCCGTTCCATTTCCTTCGCCTTATCAGCGTCGATGTTGGACTGCGCTTTTTCAATCAGGGACAACATGTCACCCATGCCTAAAATCCGTGAAGCCATTCGCTCAGGGTGAAACGGCTCCATCGCATCCAGCTTTTCACCCAATGTAGCAAACTTGATCGGGCATCCCGTCACAGCTTTAACCGACAAGGCCGCGCCACCACGAGTGTCGCCATCCAGCTTTGTCAGTACAACTCCCGTTAACTCAAGGCTATTGTTAAAGTGCTCCGCAACGTTAACTGCGTCCTGTCCTGTCATGCTATCTACAACCAGCAGAACTTCATCCGGTTTGACATTAGTATGGATCTGGCGCAACTCTTCCATGAGTTCTTCATCAACATGAAGACGACCGGCAGTATCTATAATAACGTAGTCATTACCATTATCCTTAGCATGCTGCATACCCTGTCTTGCGATTTCCACCGGGCTTGTCTGGTCTCCCAATGTAAATACAGGTGCATTAATCTGCTCACCGAGAATCTGAAGCTGCTTGATCGCGGCAGGTCTATAAATATCACCAGCTACAAGCAATGGACGATGGTTTTGCTTTTGCAGCAACTTCGCCAGCTTACCTGACGTCGTCGTCTTACCTGCGCCCTGGAGACCCACCATCATGATGACTGTAGGCGGTTTGTTTGCTTTGGCAAGCTTGGCCTGACTTCCACCCATCAACTCGGTCAATTCCTTGTTTACGATGTCGATAATGACCATACCTGGCGTAAAGCTGTCCATCACTTCCTTACCAACGGATTTCTCCTTTACCTTGGCAATAAAGTCCTTTACAACCTTGAAGTTAACGTCCGCTTCAAGCAAAGCCAATCGCACTTCACGCATTGCCTGAGCCACATCATCCTCAGACACCTTTCCTTTGCCGCGCAATTTACTGAATACATTTTGCAAGCGAGTCGATAATCCTTCAAATGCCATACTTTCGCACCTCCTTGTCTACCAGGGTTGTTAGTTCTTCATTTATATATCCTACAATTCCTGCAGGCGATTTACAATTTGTTGGACATGTTGCAATGTCCCCTCATCAGGCTTACCAACTTTACTGAATGCATCATATAGCGTCACATTCAGCTCCTCTAAATCTTGGAGTCTACGTTCATGCTTACTTAGCAATCCAAGCTTTTCCTCATACATTTCTAATACCTGTTCAGCACGTTTAATATGTTCATAGACTGCCTGACGGCTAATTTGGAATTCCGATGCAATTTCCCCTAAAGAAAAATCATCATGGAAGTAATATTTTAAAAACATCTGTTGCTTCTCTGTAAGTAGAGGTTCATAGAAGTCAAACAGTCGGTTAATCCGGTTTGTCTTTTCCAGCCGATTCTCCTGACTCATCGTGTATACCTCCATCGTCAAGGAAAAACACTTTACAGTTCTTTTCAACGTTCCTTATCATACATAAAAGAAAAGAAGATGTCAAGCGTTATCCCTTGTCATATAAAAAAAAGCCGATCCGCTACCCTTAAACGGGAAAACAGATCGACTTTTTTGTCCCTCTCACTCACACTCTTACCGGAGTAAGATACAGCAGAATAGCCAGAAAATGAAGTATGCTGCCTGCTAAAACAAACAGATGCCAGATCGCATGGTGATATGGAAATGCTCGCCACACATAAAAAATCGTGCCCAGCGTATACATAAGACCACCTACGAACAGTAGCGTCATCCCTCCGGCGGGAACAATGGCCATCAGGGGATTCCAGGCAATGGTAATAAGCCAGCCCATTATAATGTAAAACACAGTAGACATAAACAGGAAGCGTTTGGTGAAGAACGCCTTGAACAGTACACCAAACAAAGCGATCCCCCAAATCACTCCAAACAGCGTCCATCCCAGAGTACCTCGCAATGCAACGAGCATAAAAGGGGTGTAGCTACCTGCAATGAACAGGTAAATACAAGAATGATCGAATATTTCGAACAAATCCTTCAATTTTCCTTCACGCAGGCTATGAAGCAACGTGGAATTGGTATACAGCAACAGCATTGTAAATCCGTAAATTGTAAAGCTTACGACATGCCAAGCAGTTCCTTTCATGCTAGCAAAAACAATGAGCAGCACAAGCGCCGCCACACTTAAAACGGCTCCAATACCATGTGTAATCGCGTTAGCTACTTCTTCCCGTCGGGAATAAGTATAGGTGTTTGCCATCGTTTTTTCACCCGGCTTCCTGAGTAATATTTTTTTACAAGAATTTATCCGGCATCGCCAAACCTTTTGCTTTCATTATACAGTTGGGCGGGCTTATGCAGCAACAGGAGCACTGCTTAGTCCCAGACTTATAAGCAAGCCTAATCAAACGGATTAGTTCTGCTCTTCCTCGCCAGTAGCAGTTGCTTCGACAGCCTCTTCTTGGATCAAACCGGCGAACAAGGCATGAACGAATTGTTCTGAATCAAACGGTTGTAGATCATTCACTTTTTCACCTAAGCCTACCAGCTTAACAGGCAAATTCAATTCCTGACGGATGGCCACAACAATCCCACCCTTTGCTGTACCATCCAATTTTGTCAGTACCAGACCGGTTACGCCGCTCTTCTCACCAAATAGCTTGGCTTGGTTAAGTGCATTTTGTCCAGTCGTCGCATCAAGTACCAACAAAACTTCATGAGGTGCGTCTGGAATTTCACGCTGGATAACGCGGAATATTTTGTTCAATTCCTCCATCAGATTGCTTTTATTCTGAAGACGTCCTGCTGTATCGCACAACAAAACATCTACTTGACGCTGCTTGGCAGCCTGTACGGCATCAAACATAACCGCAGCTGGATCAGAACCAGATTGTTGTTTGATAACCTCTACTCCTGCCCGCTGACCCCAAACCTCCAACTGTTCAATCGCGCCCGCTCGGAACGTATCTCCAGCGGCTAACAATACTTTTTTGCCCTCTTGTTTAAAACGGTGAGCCAACTTGCCAATGGTCGTTGTTTTGCCGACTCCATTAACGCCTACGAATAGAATGACTGTAATCCCGTCTGGATTCATTTTGAGCTGACTATTGTCATTGCCCCGCAGCAACTCAGACAGCTTTTCCGACAGTACAGGCTGTAACTCGGATGCATCCTCGATTTTGCGTTTTTTCACTTCTCCCCGCAAGTCTTCAATGAGGTTCATAACCGTATTGACGCCTACGTCCGCTCCGATCAGAATTTCTTCCAGTTCCTCATAAAATTCCTCATCAATTTTTTTACGGCGAATCATAAGGTCCGTTACTTTTTCAACAAAACCTTTACGTGTCTTTTCCAAGCCATCTTTGAACTGCTTTGTGACCGATTCCGTTTTGCTTGCGATGCTTTCCTTCAATTTTCTAAAGAAACTCATGGATTCCCTCCGTTGATCTGAAAGTATGTTATTTGATGTCAGGCAATCTCAGCTTCATCGTTGTCCAGCTTGACAGATACGAGTTTAGAAACCCCGCCTTCTTCCATTGTCACCCCGTACAGCACATCGGATTCTTCCATGGTGCCCTTACGGTGTGTAACTACGATAAACTGTGTCTGCTCTGAGAATTCCCGTAAATACTGAGCAAAACGCACCACATTTGCTTCGTCTAATGCTGCCTCTACTTCATCAAGTACACAGAATGGAACAGGTTTAACGTGTAAAATGGCAAATAATAAAGCCATTGCTGTTAGAGCCCGTTCACCGCCTGACAACAACTGCAGGTTTTGAAGTTTTTTGCCTGGAGGCTGAGCTACAATGTCAATACCCGTCTCCAGCAATCGTTCTGGATCAAGCAACACAAGGTCTGCACGTCCGCCTCCGAACAGCTTGGAAAAAACCGTTCCAAATTCGCGACGAATCGCATCGAACGTGGTCTTGAAGCGTTTGGACATTTCATCATCCATTTCACGAATAACCTGGTAGAGCGTTGTCTTGGCCTCTACCAAATCAGACTTTTGCTCATCCAGAAACGTATAACGCTCGTGTACACGCTGGTATTCCTCAATAGCACCCAGATTAACCTCACCCAGCGCAGAGATCCCGCGTTTGAGCCTTTCCACCTCACTCTGCGTACCTTCAATATCTTCCGGTATAGGGTAACGCTGCTTGGCCAGCTCATAGCTGAGTTCATAATCATCACTTAATTTTTTCAAAACATTTTCCAGTTCCACGTCAAGTCGGTTTACTCCAATTTCTGTTTGGCGAAGCAGTTCCTCCACCGACTTAAGCTGAATTCGCTGTTCTTTTGTATCATTCTCAGCAGCTTCCAGTTTTTGGGATAAGCTGCTACGTGCAGCCCGTTTGAACTCCAATTGCTCTGCAGCTTCTTCCTTTTTCAAACGGTATTGATTGAGATTTTCAATCTGTTTTACGGTCTCCTGCTCATTGGTGAGCAAATCGGCTTCAATGGAAGCAAGCAAGGTCTTGTTTTGTCTTGAATCCTTACCAAGGGTATCATAATCCCCACGCAATCTACGAATCTGCTCTTCCAATGAAAAACGCTCTTGGTCCAGCTTGCCTTCTCTTACCTTGAGATTCGTAAGCTCTCCCTGCAGCTGCTCTTTGGCTGATTCATTCGCTTTACGCGCAAATTCGGCAGCGTGAATGGCCTGATGCGTTTTCTTCTCTTCTTCCTCCAGCGCAGCCAACTTTACCAGTGCTTCTGCACGGGAAGCTTCCAGCTCCTTGATTTCCTGGTCAAAGCCCTTTTTCTCCTGACCAGACGCT
This window of the Paenibacillus polymyxa genome carries:
- the rpsP gene encoding 30S ribosomal protein S16, with protein sequence MAVRIRLKRMGAHKAPFYRVVVSDSRSPRDGRFIEEIGYYNPITVPAVVKIDEDKALKWLQDGAQASDTVRNLLSKAGVLKKFHELKTQK
- the ffh gene encoding signal recognition particle protein, whose amino-acid sequence is MAFEGLSTRLQNVFSKLRGKGKVSEDDVAQAMREVRLALLEADVNFKVVKDFIAKVKEKSVGKEVMDSFTPGMVIIDIVNKELTELMGGSQAKLAKANKPPTVIMMVGLQGAGKTTTSGKLAKLLQKQNHRPLLVAGDIYRPAAIKQLQILGEQINAPVFTLGDQTSPVEIARQGMQHAKDNGNDYVIIDTAGRLHVDEELMEELRQIHTNVKPDEVLLVVDSMTGQDAVNVAEHFNNSLELTGVVLTKLDGDTRGGAALSVKAVTGCPIKFATLGEKLDAMEPFHPERMASRILGMGDMLSLIEKAQSNIDADKAKEMERKMRNAEFTFEDFLEQMDQVKKLGPIDQILDMIPGMGNMKQMKDIKVDDKQMGRIEAIVHSMTTQEKQNPDMINHSRRKRIAVGSGTSLAEVNRLIKQFDEMRRMMKQFSDMMGPKGGKNKALKQLKSMGKGMKFPFR
- the trmD gene encoding tRNA (guanosine(37)-N1)-methyltransferase TrmD produces the protein MRMDVLTLFPEMFDGVFNASILGKARDKGIVSLQAVNFRQYAGNKHGQVDDTPYGGGGGMVLKPDPIFAAVEALLDKSEQPAFETAVEGILHEDAERNADIKTPRIILMCPQGETFTQKKAEELAKEEHLIFICGHYEGYDERIREHLVTDELSIGDYVLTGGELPAMVVIDSVTRLLPGVLGNETSAVTDSFSTGLLEYPHYTRPAEFRGWKVPDVLLSGHHVNIDSWRRQEALRRTMERRPDLLEQAELTSKERAWIEEQHQSDRSGGK
- the rimM gene encoding ribosome maturation factor RimM (Essential for efficient processing of 16S rRNA) gives rise to the protein MQQMFNVGKIVNTHGIRGELKILTTTDFLEDRFAKGSELMIFPADDKAPIPVTVETARFQKNMVIVKFKEYHNINDVEKYKGTLLKVSAERLGELEENEFYFHEVVGMEVVTEDGAELGVIKEILTPGANDVWVVQMPKGKELLLPYIEDVILDVNVREKRVTVRLMEGLL
- the trhA gene encoding PAQR family membrane homeostasis protein TrhA, yielding MANTYTYSRREEVANAITHGIGAVLSVAALVLLIVFASMKGTAWHVVSFTIYGFTMLLLYTNSTLLHSLREGKLKDLFEIFDHSCIYLFIAGSYTPFMLVALRGTLGWTLFGVIWGIALFGVLFKAFFTKRFLFMSTVFYIIMGWLITIAWNPLMAIVPAGGMTLLFVGGLMYTLGTIFYVWRAFPYHHAIWHLFVLAGSILHFLAILLYLTPVRV
- a CDS encoding KH domain-containing protein; amino-acid sequence: MEELVIIIAKALVDHPDDVTVKTLEKDRLVVYELSVHPEDVGKIIGKQGRIAKALRTVVASAAVKMDKRVTVDIIS
- the ylxM gene encoding YlxM family DNA-binding protein translates to MSQENRLEKTNRINRLFDFYEPLLTEKQQMFLKYYFHDDFSLGEIASEFQISRQAVYEHIKRAEQVLEMYEEKLGLLSKHERRLQDLEELNVTLYDAFSKVGKPDEGTLQHVQQIVNRLQEL
- the lepB gene encoding signal peptidase I, with the protein product MEQEVGQGAVQQPTDQDGTPKRKPKNEIFEWLKAIIIALVLVFLIRWLLFKPFIVDGPSMQPNFHTGERVIVNEILYDFRAPKPGEVIVFHVPEEKRDFIKRVIAVAGDTVKVEGDTITVNGKPIQEPYLKTSLEEAHQNGELYNKFTNFPNEKFKDGKVPEGHIFVMGDNRSNSTDSRMIGYIDLKEVVGRADVIFWPVKDMQWINH
- the rplS gene encoding 50S ribosomal protein L19, coding for MNIVQAITEEQLRKDLPNFRPGDTLKVHVKVIEGTRERIQLFEGVVIKRRGGGISETFTVRKISYGVGVERTFPLHSPKIDKIEVARRGKVRRAKLYYLRELRGKAARIKEIRR
- the ftsY gene encoding signal recognition particle-docking protein FtsY, which translates into the protein MSFFRKLKESIASKTESVTKQFKDGLEKTRKGFVEKVTDLMIRRKKIDEEFYEELEEILIGADVGVNTVMNLIEDLRGEVKKRKIEDASELQPVLSEKLSELLRGNDNSQLKMNPDGITVILFVGVNGVGKTTTIGKLAHRFKQEGKKVLLAAGDTFRAGAIEQLEVWGQRAGVEVIKQQSGSDPAAVMFDAVQAAKQRQVDVLLCDTAGRLQNKSNLMEELNKIFRVIQREIPDAPHEVLLVLDATTGQNALNQAKLFGEKSGVTGLVLTKLDGTAKGGIVVAIRQELNLPVKLVGLGEKVNDLQPFDSEQFVHALFAGLIQEEAVEATATGEEEQN